The Salegentibacter sp. Hel_I_6 region TGTAATGTAATTGTCCAGGAAATGGAAAACGGAAAAATTGAAGTCGCTGCGGTAAATCCAATGGCATCTATGCAGGCGGTAAAAAACAAAAACTTGGAACAGGTCGCCACAGAAATTGGAGATAAGTTAAAGCAAGTAATAGCCAGGCTATAATTTTTCAATTATACAAAGATGGATAGAAAAAATCCAGCCAAAAAGAAAGGGATTGAAAACCAGAATTATACTGAAAGCCAGCATACCGCTTATTGTATAAGTCAGCGGTATGGTTCCCAGCCATTTGCTGAAATTTTAGATAACGTAAAGGGAGCATTAAAAAGAAGGGGATTTGATATTCTTTTTGAATTAAACCTAAAAGATTATTTAAAAGACCACTTAAAAGATATGCCCTCACAGGTTATACTATCGGTTTGTAATTCGGAGACGGCTTCCAGTGCAATTTCAAAAGATCCACAAACCGGTATTTTTCTGCCTTGTTCTGTAACTGTAAAAGAAGTTGAACAGTGAAATATAGAAGTTTCCATTGAGGATACTGGTATTACCTGGTCCCCGTCTAAGGAACTAACCCAAATTGCAAAAAAAACTACTGAAACCTTAAAGGAGATTTTATCCGAGGCTGAACAGCCGGGAATGAAATTATGAACTATGACTCTGAATTAATAAATTTTAAGTATTGTGAAAGTTTAATTTCTGTATTCAGTAGATATTTTAAAAGTTATAGTTCAATATAAAATCTACATGAAATAAATCTGTTTTATTCAGGTAAAAATTAGGATTGTTAGGAAAATCCCCATTTGCAAATTTGGTCACAAACAAGAGTTCCGGTTTTAAGTTTTTCAATTGCTTAACTAAGAAAAATAAATCAAGATTTATCTGGGTATAATCAGGTACCGCATATATGTTTGCTTCAGTATCCAGAACAGATGGCTTCCACTGATGGCCTATACTAAGGATTGTTTGACTTGTAGATCCATGATCCCTTAAAATATCTACTGAATACATAATTAAGGCATGATTATCTGCAGAGCCTTCACTCCGCTCCCTCTTCTGAAAACTGAATAAAATATCTCTACCCCATTCTCGTGGAAAAATAAACTGAGTAAGGGGAGTTTTTTGTCATTTTACTTTTACTCCAAGGATATCCGAGGAATTAGCTGGATTTCCGGTCCAGTCCCTGCCCACGGCATACGTACCTATGCTTTCTCCAATACATAAAATTCCCCGTAGACCTAGGCGCCACCGCATTAAATATTCCTGTCCGGAAAAAGATGTTATCATCAGCTTCAAATTGATAACGTATTCCTTGGACTCGAAATCATTCTCCTTTCTTCAGAGTTTACCAATGGCCTTTATTAGAAATATTCATATGATAAGATCGTAATTGACCACTGAGTATACTACGGCTTTTTCTTCTTTAACTTCCTGGAAAATTAAAACTTGTGGTATAAGAAAGCTATTAGTTTTGAAGAAGAAATTATTATTGTCATTTGCTTTTTGTTATACCGTATTCCAATTTGTAATATTTAATAATAGTTGGAAAGGGTCCGTTTTTATGTTGATCTGCTAAAAAATCGTCTGCCCAAGGGCCGTACGGGGTTGAAACTGGTTTTAATTTTAAATCTGGATAATCCTTTTCCAGATTACTTTTTCGAGGGCGCTCAAAACTATTGATGTACCCAGCCAAATGGTAGGCCTCTTCATCGGTTAATTTTGGATTATCCCATGTTGCCTGTCCGAATGGCATATTCCCCTTGATAAATTGGGCGGCGGTAATTACCCGATGCATCCCTGCTCCGTTATTATAACTGTCTGCCCCCCAAAGAGGTGGATATTTATACCCCTTGGTAGAATCTGTAAAACGTTGCCCCTTTCCATTTTCACCATGGCAAACGGTACATTCTTTAGAAAATAATGCTTTTCCTTTTTCCAGATCAACCGCAACTTCAGGAATGGAAATTTTAGGAAAACCTTTAAATTCTTTTTCTCTTTCCTTTGGCAAACCTTCACCCAGCCATTCCATATAAGCTACAATCGATTTCATTTCCCTGGATAGAACACGGAGTTTATCCCCATCCATACTACGTTGCATGCAGCCGTTGATCCTGTCTTCAATGGTTCCTTCACTATTTGATCTTCCCCGGAATTGTGGAAAACGATCCGTAACTCCTATCCATGATGCTGATCCCACCTGTGTACCTGCTTTCAAATGGCAATTTACACAAGCCAGGTTATTTCCTGCATAACGCATATCAGGATCTTCGGCCATAGGCCCCATGTACTTCGGTGATTCTGCAATAAGTTGATAGCCATATTTTACATCCGATGGCATAAAACCTGAGGCTAATTCTGCTTCTATATCTTTGGGTTTCCAGTCTTTCGCAGAAATTTCAGTTTTAACAAATAAAGAAGGATTAAATTCAAATAGTAATACGCCCGAGAACAATACAACTATAAGTACAATTAAGGAACAAAAAAAATAAGCAATGGATTTTATTAAAGATCTAAAATCCTTCATATTGAAATATTTAAATCACTCAATTTAAATTACTTTTGAGAATATTATGGTTTTCAAACATATAGTATACCATTAAAAACCTACGTAACAAATGTTGCATAAGTTTAGTCAAAGAGGTTTTATATTTGATAGTTTTAAGGAAATTTCAAATGAATAAAATGTCACATCTTAAGTTATCTGTTCTCCTATTAATATCATTTCCCCTTTTCTTTAATAGTTGTAAAACAACTAATGATACAAGTACGATGAATGCTGAAAAGCCGGATATAAACAAACGAGTTTCAGTATTGCACACTAATGATATACATGGCTCCTATATGCCTTTTCAAACAACTTTAGATAATGCTACCGCTCAAACCGGAGATTCCATTGATAACCCTATGAGGTTTAAAAAATTGGGTGAAATTGGAGGAATGGCGTGGATGGCAACAGCCGTCAAATCGATTAGACAGAAAAAAGGGACGGAAAATGTAATTCTGCTTGATGGCGGGGATACATTCAGTGATGACCAGTTAGGTAATTTGACTAAAGGAGAAGCGATGATTCGTATGATGAACGAATTAGATTATGACCTGATGGCTTTGGGAAACCATGATTTCGACTATAGCCTAAAAAGAACACGAGAGTTAGAAAAAATGGCTAATTTCCCTATGCGTGCAGCAAATATTATAGATCAGGAGACAGGTAAGCCTATTTTTAAAGAACCTTACATATTGTTCAAAAGAGATGGTTTGAAAATAGGTGTACTTCCAGTAGGATATCGAAATACTCCTTTAACAGGTAACCCAAAGAATATTCAAGGTCTGAAATTCACCAGCGGCCTGGAAGCCATTGAAAAATATCTCCCCGAATTAAAATCAAAAGCCGATATTGTTATTTTACTTTCTCACGAAGGTATGGCTGTAGATAAAATTATTGCTGAAAAAATAAGTGGGATAGATTTAATTATTGGAGCTCACAGTCATGATATTATTGAACCACCTATAAAAATAAACCAGACCTATTTAGTTCAGGCTTTATCTGATGCCGCTGTATTGGGAGAAACCGAGTTACTTGTTTCAAATAAAAAATTAACGGGTATCAATACACAATATCATTATTTATGGCATGACAAATATACCGCAGATCAGAATTTAGAACAACTAATCCAAAAACTACGAGCACCATATTTAACGAAGCTGGAAGAAAATATAACCCGAACTGATACGGTGATTGGAAGGCAATACAAATCTGAAAGCCCTTTTGACAAAGTTGTAACTAATATAATGAAAGAAGAGTACAACACAGACGTGGCTTTTCTTCCTGGAGTTGGATATGGTATTTCTTTGAAAGAAGACATAACAAGTGAAAACATCTACAAGCTTCTCCCTCACCCTGCGAAGATTGTTACTCTGGAAATGACTGGATCGCAGATTCGAAAAACTTTAGAACAAACTGCAGCTAATTTAAAGCCAGAGAATAAAATGGAGGTCGTTGGAGGCCTTATACAGTCATCGGGTATACATTATCATATAGACTTATCTAAAACAATAGGAGACCGGGTCTCGGAAATTAAAATTAAAAATCAGCCTATTGTAGATAGCGAGATATATAAGGTGTCCACACATTCTGGTATGCTCAGCGGGATTCATAATTATGTTGAATTTGCTAAGGGTACTAATATTCATAAAACTAAGGTTGTCCTTAATGAGTTTATTTTAGAAGAATTCAGAGAAATGACAAAAATTGAATATCCTGAAAACATGGGAGAAGTTACTGTGGTCAAATAATCACTCTTGTTAATGAAGATTTAGATGAAAAATATATTCATACTCCTAGGGGCGCTTACTATCAGTTTTCAATTCAATGCTCAAGAATGGCAAACACCTGCGATAGAAGGTTATGGACAAGTTAAATATTATGAAGAGGTTGCCGAATTACCGGATACTTCCCTTACGTATAAAATGATTTTTAATATTGAAAATGAAAAGGAGAAAGAAGGTGTTAATGTAGGGCTATGGAAAATCGCGCGAACTCTCAATTTATTAAAAGCAGGAAATGTAGTTCATAAAAAGATAGATATTGTTGGGGTTATACATGGAGAGGCGACTTATGCTATCCTTTCCAATGAAGAATATAATAAACGATTTAAGACTCAGAACCCTAATTTGAAACTATTGAAGCTTTTAAAAGAGAACGGTGTGACAATTTTTGTTTGTGGCCAGGCGATGGCTTCGAGAAAGATAAAAAAAGAAGATATGAATGCATATACTGAAATGGCACTATCCGCTTTAACTGTATTGCCTCATTATCAATTGAAAGGTTATGCACTCATCCCTTAATTTCATAGAATCTTAACCAAGAAAGATTGTTTATATTTTTCCTTTTATAAGGTGTATTTCAGGGTAGTCTCTAAAATATTATTAGAAGTTTGAGAATCTTTTAGACTATCAAAACTATAACTGTACAAGTACCCGGAGGAGAACGTTAATTTTTCAGATATTTGAATATCATAACCCAGAAACAAACGATTTTCATCTATAGTTTTTGGAATAAAACTTTTATTGGTTTTCATCAAAATTTCTTCCTTAAAGCGCAATGCTATATATTCAAATATTTTTTCGTTTCCCACAGGGATTTTAATTGTAAACCGATATCTAAGACGGTTTTTGTAATTATACCCCTTCACCAGATAACTTCCCCCATCTTCAATAATATTTTCCTTAAACCGTTCTTCCAACCTAAACCGGTGAAAAATCCTAAAATTTTCGAATCCCTGCTTAAATAGGATTTGCTGCCATATATTTTTCTCTGAATTATCTATGGGAACATCTAATTCAAATGATTGATAATTTTTACTGTAGGTTACTCCCAACCCAAGCTGAATATCCGGCTTAATACTATATAATATTGCTGGCCGGATGAGAAATTGTTGCCAGGTTTCTATAAAATTCGTTCTACGAAATTTAATTTCGTTTTTTAGCGATAAATTCTTCTCTAGTTCTAGATTTATATTAATATTATTCCATGAACTGAAATGAACCTTATTTTCTTGTGCAGCTAAGAGATTCGAGAATAAGCAAAACTTCAAAAAAATTAAAAGAGATATTGCTCTATTAAAAGTTGAGCTTTTGTAAAAGAAAAAAGAAAGGGTCATTGAAACACAATATTTAAACTTAAAAAGTTGTTTTACAGTGAATTAAAAAAAATGCTTATGTAAATAAAATTAGTATTACAAAGGTGTTTGAGGTTTGTTTTGATGTAACTATTGATTATACTAATCTGAAGATTTCTTTATTGCCTGGTGCAAAATTTGAATTTTCCTTTAGATAGTCCTTCATCGCCTCGACAGCATTTTTATCGTACTTTTTTCGATTCTTACCATACTTACTAGCTACACCCTGAGTTGTAACAAAGCTGACCTTATAGGTTTTTTCAAAATCAATATGTCTTCCTTTATAGTATATTTCCTGTATACGATGTCCTTTAGGATTTTCAATTCGAAGATTTACTTGTAGCCCTAAACAGCGTTTTACATATCCTCCCATTTGACCTAAGGGATTACAGGAAAAGCTACGTTCCAGATTTTCTTCTAACATCTCTTTTATTTCTCCCCCTGTAAGTTCTACAGTTGAAACAGGTGGGTTCATTGGGGCAATATTATATAAGTGATCCTCAGTGATGTTTCCTTTTGGAATGGGTGCTCCATAACGCCAGCCATTAGAAAATGCAATTTCAGTATCTGTACTACTGGCAATTGCCCTGAGGAGTAATTCATCCATGGTAGAATTTGTAGTGCTGTATCTATGTAAAATCTTACTGGTAGTGCCAATAGCAACTGTCCTCATCTTTGTATATGGTTTCAAAATATCCTGAACCATTCTATCCATTTCTGGATTTATTGGTAAAGAAGCATCAACCCTAACCAACTCATAATCGAAATATTTAATTTCTTTATCCTCAACTTCGATGGTAAAATTACCTATAAATGCACCATGACATCCGCACTGTACTATTCTTGCTCCATTTATTTCAATTGGTGTGTAAATTCTGTTATGGGTATGGGCACTCAAACAGATATCTATACCTTCCACTTTTTGCAATAGTTCCACATCCTGTGGAAATCCATTATGGGAAAGCAGGATAATCATATCAGATCCTTTGGCTTTTAAATTTTTTATATGTTCTGGTATTTCATCCAAACCAGAAGTAAACTTCAGGCCTTTACTCATCTCAGTAGGCATTACTTTATCTACAATCATTGAGCAAATACCAATCACCCCAATTTTGAAATTTTCGTTCTCAAAGAAGGCTGTGGGTTGCATGAAATTTGAGCCATCTTCAGAAAATACATTACAGCCCAAGACAGGAAAATTTAACTGACTATCTATTTCTTTTAAGACATCTGGGCCATAGGCAAAGTCCCAATGTCCGACAAGGGCGTCAAGTTTTAAAGCGTTTAAAATGGAAACCATCGCTTTCCCGCCGGAATCTACCACTGGTTTTGTACCGTGTAGGGAATCTCCGCCATCAAAGACCAATGTATTTGGATTTTCTTTACGCACCTGCTCAACAAAGCCGGCAATATAGGCATAGCCTCCAGCAGTTTCTACAACCTCTCCGGATTCATTATAAAACAGCTCAGGATGTGGAGCGATGTAACCATGTACATCGTTTATAAATAAAATATTTAATTTCATGTTATTCACTTTTTAAAGAATCCAATATTTACGGATAATAAGTTGTTCAATATTTAAGGTTCTATTCATTCTGTCTCTGGATTATCCTGGAAGAAGCCATATTATTTCCTTGTCTTCCCTGGAATTCCTGTATACCATTGTCCAAAAATTCAACAAAATTTTCAACATTCAGATCATAACCTTTTGGTGCGCTTAATAAAGATCCTTTATTATCTACCAGTGTATAATATGGTTGGGCATTGGCATTGAGCTTTTGGATCATAAAATCCAAATTTTGTTTACCAATTGTTTTTTTAACTTTTTGATCATGTGCAGATACATACCACTCAGATTCCGGTAATTCTGTTTTCTCATCTACATACAAGGCCACTACTACATAATCATTCTTTAACCGTTTCAGTACTTTGGGATCGCTCCAAACAGTGGCTTCCATTTCACGACAGTTCACGCAACCATGTCCTGTAAAGTCAATAAATAAAGGTTTATTTTGTTTTTGAGCACATTCTAAAGCCTGTTCATAATCAAAATATCCCTGGATATTATGTGGTAATTCCAAAAACTCATCATATTTAGGAGTTGCGCAATTTGCGATACTGTTATCACTTTCATTCCCCATTTCGGGAACTGAAGCCTGTATATCAAAATTCTGGCTGCTCATAGGTGGCAGGTATCCTGCTAATGGTTTTAATGGTGCTCCAAACAACCCGGGAATCAGGTAAACCACGAAGGTGAAAACCAAAATGGCTGAAATGACCCTGTATACCGAGGTATTTTCGGTTTTCTTTTCATGTGGAAACTGAATTTTACCCAACAAATAAAATCCCAGGAATGCAAAAATAACGATCCAAAGGGCTAAGTATATATCTCGGTCCAGTAAATTCCAATGATAGACCTGATCTACAATACTTAAAAACTTAAGAGCCAGGGCTAATTCTATAAAACCAAGTATCACCTTAACAGTATTAAGCCAGCCTCCGCTTTTCGGCAATGATTTTAACCAATGGGGAAATATGGCAAATAATGTAAATGGAAGTGCAAATGCTAATGAGAAGCCAAACATCCCAATAAGGGGCTTAATCGTTTCCCCATTTGCAGCCTGCAAAAGAATAGTGCCGGCAATTGGGCCCGTACAGCTAAAACCAACCAGCACGAGAGTAAAAGCCATAAAGAAAATACCCAAAATGCCCCCTTTATTAGAATGAGCATCCATTTTATTTACAAATGAATTGGGTAATCGAATCTCAAACAAGCCGAAAAAAGATAGCGCAAACAGAAGAAAGATAAAAAAGAAGAAAAGATTAGGAATCCAGTGGGTACTTAAAAAATTTGCAAAATCGGCTCCAAACAATAGTGAGAAAACGGTCCCTATCAAGGTATAAATTAAGATAATTGAAAACCCGTAAAGCAAAGCCTGGTTTATTCCATTGGCGCGACTCCCGTTGGATTTTGTAAAATACGTAACCGTCATAGGAATCATAGGAAAAACACAAGGAGTCAGTAAAGCTGCCAGCCCCGCACCAAACGAAATAAAAAAGAATACTAATAAAAACGAAAAACCTTCTTCAGATTTGGTGTTAGATTGAAATTCATTCTGAAAAGCTTCCATTTTAAATACCTCTCCATCGTTATTTTTTTCGGAAGGGGATTCTTTAAAACTCGTCACAGAAATCTCACTGGTAAATGGTATACATTGCCCATTTACATCAGAACATATCTGGTAAGAAGCTTCAGCTTTTATGACCGGATCTACGTTCTTAATCATGATTCTCTGTTCAAAAACGGCTTCATTGGTGAAATACGTGTATTCTCCTTCATAAAGCTCATCATACTTCCTTTTCGCTCCGACGGGATTAACTTCACCTACCACCTTAAATTCAGGTTTGTCTTCAAAATGAAACTCGGTGACAGTTGGCCCAAGGTTCTTACTAAAATCACTGGAATACATATACCAGTTTTCCGCTATTTTAGCCGTGAATCTGGCGGTGACGGTGTCACCTGGGATATAAGTATCTTCTAAAATCTCTGCATTCCACTCTGGCGCTTCCATAAGCTGACCATAGGTATTTGTACCCACAGCCAGCATTATAAAAGCTATTATAAATCTAAACATCGTCATGACCTCTTAATTACCTTCTGAATTTATTTTAAACTATTCAGAAATTTTTTGAATTCATCAGTATTATAATCGGCCATTCCTTTATGCGTAAGTGCCAAATTTCCTTCAGCATCGATTACAAAGGTTGTTGGCAAGGCTGAAGATTGATACATCGCCGGCAACGGTCCTGCCAATTCATAAATTGGCAGCCCGTAATCCTTTTTTTCTTTGAATGCCACCGCGGTATCGAAATTCTGATCCCTGGAGAGCATAACGAAGGCCACTTCATCTCCCATTTCTTCATGTAATTTATCAATGGCCGGCATCTCTGCTACACAAGGTGGGCACCAAGTAGCCCAAAAATTCATAAAAATCACTTTTCCTTTAAATTCAGATAAAGAAACTATATTTCCTTCCGGATCACGAAGTTGAACATTCATGTTTGCTTTCGGATCTTCGCTAATTTCTTCCATAGATTCGGGTCCAGATGTACTCGCTTGTGCCATTTCTCTTGTTTCCGTAACATCAGGATTCATCAATCCTGTTTCAAGTAAGCCTCTCTGCGCAAACCCGATAACCTCAGTATGTAAACCGGTGGCATATAATACAAGGGCTATAGCACCAAAAATGAGATACTCCAGCCATTTTTTATTTCTTTTATTTTTTGTCTTATTCATAATACTATTTAATTAAATTTATATTCTGTACCTGGTACCGTGGAAAAAGAATATTTTCCTAAATATTCACAGTAAGCTCTTCCTTCCAGGCCAGGAGAAACAGGGGAATTTTCCTTTAGGTATTCCTCAACCACGTCATGAATGGTATAATCCATTATTTCAACATCTTTTACATTAGGCATTCGGCATAAATTATTCAATGGATCTCCCGGTCTCACACAGGCCGAAATCGTATAAAGTTTTTCATCCTGAACTGGTTCTCCATTAACAGTTATCTTTTGAATTCTATCTCCCATATTGTTCTGGCTATTAAATTCTACCTTCATTCCTGAAAATCTTACCAGCCATCCTCCGAAACGTTCGGTAGGATTCTGTGAAAAAGCATTATGCATTTCAGTTTCCAGCCAGTTTTTTATCTGTTTACCAGAAGCTTTCCCTGTTTTTACTTTTTCGTTTACAGGGAGAAGATTCCAAAGATTTGCCCGGGTAATTGGAGCTGGCTCTCCGTTTTCAGGTACGATGGGATTCCCGAAACGGAAGCCATTGGAAATGGCTATATCTACCCCGGTTTTCCACCTGGCTGCATCTGTTATCATATTATCCATAGGATTCTCAACGGTTAAGTACCTGTACAGTGGTTCAGTAGTGTATCCTATTACGGTTTCCAGATGTTCCCTGTAAGGTTCCTTTGCTTGATCCACCAGAGATTGTATCCTTTCATCTGCCGGAAATTTTTCAGGATCTACTTCTATAAGCTCGTACGAATCACTGACGAGCTTGTTATCAACAAAATTTAACTGTAGTTTACCCACAAAAGAGCCGAAAGCTCCGGGCTCCGTAACCTTAGCATATTTACCCTGAATGAGTTCCTGAACTCGCTCGTGAGTGTCATTCCCCAGAATATAATCTACAGGCTCTGCCAATGGATTATTTGCAAGTTCTACCTGCTTAAAAATCCCAATATGAGTTATAAGGAAAAGAACATCTACCTCTTTCTCCTTTTTTAATTTTTCAAGAGTATTGGTAAATTCCTCATCCATTCCGCTAAACTCAATCCCTTGACTAAAGATGGGATTTTGTCTTACCGG contains the following coding sequences:
- a CDS encoding DUF302 domain-containing protein, translated to MDRKNPAKKKGIENQNYTESQHTAYCISQRYGSQPFAEILDNVKGALKRRGFDILFELNLKDYLKDHLKDMPSQVILSVCNSETASSAISKDPQTGIFLPCSVTVKEVEQ
- a CDS encoding c-type cytochrome produces the protein MKDFRSLIKSIAYFFCSLIVLIVVLFSGVLLFEFNPSLFVKTEISAKDWKPKDIEAELASGFMPSDVKYGYQLIAESPKYMGPMAEDPDMRYAGNNLACVNCHLKAGTQVGSASWIGVTDRFPQFRGRSNSEGTIEDRINGCMQRSMDGDKLRVLSREMKSIVAYMEWLGEGLPKEREKEFKGFPKISIPEVAVDLEKGKALFSKECTVCHGENGKGQRFTDSTKGYKYPPLWGADSYNNGAGMHRVITAAQFIKGNMPFGQATWDNPKLTDEEAYHLAGYINSFERPRKSNLEKDYPDLKLKPVSTPYGPWADDFLADQHKNGPFPTIIKYYKLEYGITKSK
- a CDS encoding bifunctional UDP-sugar hydrolase/5'-nucleotidase, with protein sequence MNAEKPDINKRVSVLHTNDIHGSYMPFQTTLDNATAQTGDSIDNPMRFKKLGEIGGMAWMATAVKSIRQKKGTENVILLDGGDTFSDDQLGNLTKGEAMIRMMNELDYDLMALGNHDFDYSLKRTRELEKMANFPMRAANIIDQETGKPIFKEPYILFKRDGLKIGVLPVGYRNTPLTGNPKNIQGLKFTSGLEAIEKYLPELKSKADIVILLSHEGMAVDKIIAEKISGIDLIIGAHSHDIIEPPIKINQTYLVQALSDAAVLGETELLVSNKKLTGINTQYHYLWHDKYTADQNLEQLIQKLRAPYLTKLEENITRTDTVIGRQYKSESPFDKVVTNIMKEEYNTDVAFLPGVGYGISLKEDITSENIYKLLPHPAKIVTLEMTGSQIRKTLEQTAANLKPENKMEVVGGLIQSSGIHYHIDLSKTIGDRVSEIKIKNQPIVDSEIYKVSTHSGMLSGIHNYVEFAKGTNIHKTKVVLNEFILEEFREMTKIEYPENMGEVTVVK
- a CDS encoding DsrE family protein — its product is MKNIFILLGALTISFQFNAQEWQTPAIEGYGQVKYYEEVAELPDTSLTYKMIFNIENEKEKEGVNVGLWKIARTLNLLKAGNVVHKKIDIVGVIHGEATYAILSNEEYNKRFKTQNPNLKLLKLLKENGVTIFVCGQAMASRKIKKEDMNAYTEMALSALTVLPHYQLKGYALIP
- a CDS encoding DUF2490 domain-containing protein, which produces MTLSFFFYKSSTFNRAISLLIFLKFCLFSNLLAAQENKVHFSSWNNININLELEKNLSLKNEIKFRRTNFIETWQQFLIRPAILYSIKPDIQLGLGVTYSKNYQSFELDVPIDNSEKNIWQQILFKQGFENFRIFHRFRLEERFKENIIEDGGSYLVKGYNYKNRLRYRFTIKIPVGNEKIFEYIALRFKEEILMKTNKSFIPKTIDENRLFLGYDIQISEKLTFSSGYLYSYSFDSLKDSQTSNNILETTLKYTL
- a CDS encoding bifunctional UDP-sugar hydrolase/5'-nucleotidase codes for the protein MKLNILFINDVHGYIAPHPELFYNESGEVVETAGGYAYIAGFVEQVRKENPNTLVFDGGDSLHGTKPVVDSGGKAMVSILNALKLDALVGHWDFAYGPDVLKEIDSQLNFPVLGCNVFSEDGSNFMQPTAFFENENFKIGVIGICSMIVDKVMPTEMSKGLKFTSGLDEIPEHIKNLKAKGSDMIILLSHNGFPQDVELLQKVEGIDICLSAHTHNRIYTPIEINGARIVQCGCHGAFIGNFTIEVEDKEIKYFDYELVRVDASLPINPEMDRMVQDILKPYTKMRTVAIGTTSKILHRYSTTNSTMDELLLRAIASSTDTEIAFSNGWRYGAPIPKGNITEDHLYNIAPMNPPVSTVELTGGEIKEMLEENLERSFSCNPLGQMGGYVKRCLGLQVNLRIENPKGHRIQEIYYKGRHIDFEKTYKVSFVTTQGVASKYGKNRKKYDKNAVEAMKDYLKENSNFAPGNKEIFRLV
- a CDS encoding protein-disulfide reductase DsbD: MTMFRFIIAFIMLAVGTNTYGQLMEAPEWNAEILEDTYIPGDTVTARFTAKIAENWYMYSSDFSKNLGPTVTEFHFEDKPEFKVVGEVNPVGAKRKYDELYEGEYTYFTNEAVFEQRIMIKNVDPVIKAEASYQICSDVNGQCIPFTSEISVTSFKESPSEKNNDGEVFKMEAFQNEFQSNTKSEEGFSFLLVFFFISFGAGLAALLTPCVFPMIPMTVTYFTKSNGSRANGINQALLYGFSIILIYTLIGTVFSLLFGADFANFLSTHWIPNLFFFFIFLLFALSFFGLFEIRLPNSFVNKMDAHSNKGGILGIFFMAFTLVLVGFSCTGPIAGTILLQAANGETIKPLIGMFGFSLAFALPFTLFAIFPHWLKSLPKSGGWLNTVKVILGFIELALALKFLSIVDQVYHWNLLDRDIYLALWIVIFAFLGFYLLGKIQFPHEKKTENTSVYRVISAILVFTFVVYLIPGLFGAPLKPLAGYLPPMSSQNFDIQASVPEMGNESDNSIANCATPKYDEFLELPHNIQGYFDYEQALECAQKQNKPLFIDFTGHGCVNCREMEATVWSDPKVLKRLKNDYVVVALYVDEKTELPESEWYVSAHDQKVKKTIGKQNLDFMIQKLNANAQPYYTLVDNKGSLLSAPKGYDLNVENFVEFLDNGIQEFQGRQGNNMASSRIIQRQNE
- a CDS encoding TlpA disulfide reductase family protein produces the protein MNKTKNKRNKKWLEYLIFGAIALVLYATGLHTEVIGFAQRGLLETGLMNPDVTETREMAQASTSGPESMEEISEDPKANMNVQLRDPEGNIVSLSEFKGKVIFMNFWATWCPPCVAEMPAIDKLHEEMGDEVAFVMLSRDQNFDTAVAFKEKKDYGLPIYELAGPLPAMYQSSALPTTFVIDAEGNLALTHKGMADYNTDEFKKFLNSLK
- a CDS encoding bifunctional UDP-sugar hydrolase/5'-nucleotidase, translating into MKKFRSKLLITFGLIGTFIIIISFKTEKTHKSSNQTVKDTLSITVLQTADIHGQLDTHPELFWENEEIVFKNRGGLANIKTLFERERKMNPGKTLIVDGGDLIQGSGYAALSEGKVIPDIIKNMGYDVIIPGNWEVVYGKEVMLDVMKNYNTKVIAHNMHHEETGEDLFPPYWIKEIEGVRIGFVGLNDPDVPVRQNPIFSQGIEFSGMDEEFTNTLEKLKKEKEVDVLFLITHIGIFKQVELANNPLAEPVDYILGNDTHERVQELIQGKYAKVTEPGAFGSFVGKLQLNFVDNKLVSDSYELIEVDPEKFPADERIQSLVDQAKEPYREHLETVIGYTTEPLYRYLTVENPMDNMITDAARWKTGVDIAISNGFRFGNPIVPENGEPAPITRANLWNLLPVNEKVKTGKASGKQIKNWLETEMHNAFSQNPTERFGGWLVRFSGMKVEFNSQNNMGDRIQKITVNGEPVQDEKLYTISACVRPGDPLNNLCRMPNVKDVEIMDYTIHDVVEEYLKENSPVSPGLEGRAYCEYLGKYSFSTVPGTEYKFN